One window of Chamaesiphon minutus PCC 6605 genomic DNA carries:
- a CDS encoding phasin family protein, giving the protein MAGLGDIVQKAFYLGVGLATTAGEQAGEKLSSIGVQAQKLTDEMVAKGEITTEEARKLVDEMIKSAQQQNLNQVQDTTTERAKKTNEPRRIEIVADNEPPASATESPDNISQMRKQVEELQEELKRMKNS; this is encoded by the coding sequence ATGGCTGGACTAGGCGATATCGTTCAAAAAGCATTTTACCTTGGAGTTGGATTAGCCACTACCGCTGGAGAACAAGCTGGCGAGAAGCTATCCTCGATCGGTGTCCAAGCCCAGAAACTCACCGATGAAATGGTTGCCAAGGGTGAAATTACCACCGAAGAAGCCCGCAAGTTGGTCGATGAGATGATTAAATCTGCCCAACAACAGAATTTAAACCAAGTTCAAGACACCACTACCGAACGCGCTAAAAAAACGAACGAGCCGCGCCGAATCGAGATTGTCGCCGATAACGAACCTCCAGCTTCTGCCACAGAATCACCTGACAACATCAGTCAGATGCGCAAGCAGGTAGAAGAATTGCAAGAAGAACTCAAACGGATGAAAAACTCCTAA
- a CDS encoding ISNCY family transposase — translation MEPMKLSFGVLIVYLNRAILQMKDPRLASNGTKYTIRDAVLGAFSMFFMQSESFLEHQRHMNSNQGKSNAQTLFGMIKIPTVPQIRNILDEISATALFGVFNHVYQSLRREGHLKPFEYLGGLLVALDGTQYFDSHKLNCKCCSSRTHKNGTVTYFHSAILPVIVAPGQSQVISLAPEFITPQDGHQKQDCEVAAAKRWLKTHAPEFQGQAITLLGDDLYSHQPMCEQVIASGMNFIFTCLETSHTAVYDWLKYLDGIGEVKKLEVKQWNSNSSELYSYQYVNGIPLRDSQPAMKVNWCKLIHTRQSDGEILYENSFITRHELNEQSVPLVAAAGRCRWKTENENHNVLKTKGYHLEHNFGHGQQHLAACLLTLNLLAFLFHTVLHLTDLAYGQIRLKRVTRKGFFQDILSLTKYLLFESWPSLIDFMLYGSASTLVANSS, via the coding sequence ATGGAGCCAATGAAGCTGAGTTTTGGGGTATTGATAGTCTATCTGAACCGAGCAATTCTTCAGATGAAAGATCCGCGCCTTGCCAGCAATGGCACTAAATACACCATCAGAGATGCTGTGTTGGGAGCATTTTCGATGTTTTTCATGCAAAGCGAATCCTTTTTAGAACATCAGCGGCACATGAATAGCAATCAGGGCAAAAGCAATGCTCAGACACTGTTTGGCATGATTAAAATCCCAACAGTGCCGCAAATTCGGAATATCCTGGATGAAATTTCAGCCACAGCACTATTTGGAGTATTCAATCACGTCTATCAGTCTTTAAGACGAGAAGGTCACTTGAAACCGTTTGAATATCTCGGTGGATTACTAGTTGCGCTGGATGGAACTCAGTATTTTGACTCGCACAAACTCAACTGTAAATGCTGTTCGAGCCGTACCCACAAAAATGGCACAGTAACTTACTTCCACAGTGCCATTTTGCCTGTAATAGTTGCGCCTGGGCAATCTCAAGTAATTTCCTTAGCTCCGGAATTCATCACACCTCAAGATGGTCACCAGAAGCAGGACTGCGAAGTGGCAGCAGCTAAACGATGGCTCAAAACTCATGCCCCAGAATTCCAAGGACAAGCAATCACTCTACTCGGAGATGACCTCTACAGTCACCAACCAATGTGTGAACAGGTGATAGCGTCGGGAATGAACTTTATCTTTACCTGTTTAGAAACGTCTCATACTGCTGTTTATGATTGGTTGAAATACTTGGATGGTATTGGCGAGGTGAAAAAGCTAGAAGTGAAACAGTGGAACAGCAATTCAAGCGAATTATATAGCTATCAATATGTGAATGGAATTCCTCTAAGGGACTCCCAGCCAGCAATGAAGGTCAATTGGTGTAAACTAATCCATACCCGCCAATCAGATGGAGAAATATTATATGAAAATTCATTTATTACCCGCCATGAATTAAACGAACAGAGCGTACCTCTGGTTGCTGCGGCTGGTCGATGTCGTTGGAAGACCGAAAATGAAAATCATAATGTGCTCAAAACAAAGGGATATCATCTGGAGCATAACTTTGGGCATGGTCAGCAGCATTTAGCTGCTTGTTTATTGACGCTGAACCTGTTGGCATTCCTTTTTCACACTGTTTTGCATTTAACAGATCTTGCATATGGACAGATTCGTCTCAAGCGTGTTACTCGTAAAGGCTTTTTTCAAGATATCCTCAGTCTTACCAAATATTTACTCTTTGAGAGTTGGCCTTCTTTGATTGATTTCATGCTTTACGGCTCGGCTTCCACTCTGGTCGCCAACTCTTCCTAG
- a CDS encoding ParA family protein translates to MIITITALKGGVGKTTTSIHLAAYLQENAPTLLIDADRNRSALVWSREDKLPFTVASQAGATAIISKYTHIITDTQARPEQDELKDLVASSDLLIVPTTPNHLDIDTTIKTTELLEEWGAKYKILLTQVDSRTKTGREARAILEEAKLPLFKTDIPLLVAFERSSSRGVVIKDYGDPRAQFGWSKYQAVGKEILA, encoded by the coding sequence ATGATTATTACCATTACTGCGCTCAAGGGTGGTGTCGGCAAGACAACCACATCCATTCACTTGGCTGCTTACCTTCAGGAAAATGCACCAACATTGCTCATTGATGCCGATCGCAACCGTTCGGCACTAGTCTGGTCGCGCGAAGATAAACTACCATTTACCGTCGCCTCTCAAGCTGGTGCTACGGCCATTATTAGCAAGTATACTCACATTATTACCGATACCCAAGCCCGTCCCGAACAGGACGAACTCAAAGATTTGGTTGCTAGTAGCGATCTCCTGATCGTCCCCACGACTCCCAACCATCTCGATATCGACACCACAATCAAAACCACCGAACTTCTAGAAGAGTGGGGTGCAAAATACAAGATCTTACTTACCCAAGTAGATTCACGCACCAAAACCGGACGCGAAGCCAGAGCCATCCTCGAAGAAGCGAAATTGCCTCTCTTTAAAACTGATATTCCCCTCCTAGTCGCCTTCGAGAGATCGTCTAGTCGGGGAGTAGTAATTAAAGATTATGGCGACCCCCGCGCTCAATTTGGCTGGTCTAAGTATCAAGCCGTAGGCAAAGAGATCTTGGCATAG
- a CDS encoding IS4 family transposase, producing MTSRRRSNRDHAKKNHQPGVEDEIIAAQVEALLTPAIFNQSHYYRQLGLRNRLLNLPLMMAAVLTLLWRNVPGVRELSRMLGREGFLWCEPTQVSQQAIAQRFLTFPSELFERVFKELLPEFRVKWHQRKQRLLPQSIEFAQAKFERIWACDGSTLEAIFKKLDSLSDVPIGQLAGKMGVVIDLVTRLPIEIWFRENPKASDVNFEKDILNLVTSGTLLLLDRGFYHFQFWQELINRDIHFITRLKKGASLQIERVFSNSYSIRDRIVRMGSGTKKTPYITVRLVEIKVGKVWYSYLTSVLDPLNLPPYVVADLYGRRWRIEEAFNTVKRLLGLSYLWTGSVNGIKLQMWGTWLFYAVLVDLGDAVADELSLPFDRISLEMIYRGLYHFHVAHHKGLAANPVTYFAAPENQDLGIVKTVRKPNVKLIIAPFPDSMSRTDNFFFDSSPQARLTSAIAS from the coding sequence ATGACCAGCCGCCGAAGAAGTAACCGCGACCACGCCAAAAAGAACCACCAACCAGGTGTGGAAGATGAGATCATCGCCGCTCAAGTAGAGGCTTTATTGACACCAGCAATTTTCAATCAAAGTCATTACTACCGACAATTAGGGCTGAGAAATCGGCTGTTAAATTTACCCTTGATGATGGCAGCAGTGCTGACGCTACTGTGGCGGAATGTGCCAGGAGTCAGAGAACTAAGCCGAATGTTAGGGCGAGAAGGATTTTTGTGGTGTGAGCCAACACAAGTAAGTCAACAGGCGATTGCACAAAGATTTCTGACCTTTCCATCTGAGTTATTTGAGAGAGTGTTTAAGGAATTACTGCCAGAATTTAGAGTGAAGTGGCACCAGAGAAAACAGCGATTGTTGCCACAAAGCATTGAATTTGCTCAAGCAAAATTTGAGCGGATTTGGGCATGTGATGGCTCCACATTGGAAGCGATATTCAAGAAATTAGATAGCTTATCTGATGTGCCAATCGGACAACTAGCGGGAAAAATGGGAGTAGTCATAGATTTGGTGACGAGATTGCCGATTGAAATCTGGTTTAGAGAAAATCCCAAAGCTTCAGATGTTAATTTTGAGAAAGATATCCTGAATTTAGTAACATCGGGCACTTTATTGCTCTTGGATCGAGGCTTCTATCATTTCCAATTTTGGCAAGAATTAATTAACAGAGATATTCATTTTATTACTCGATTAAAAAAAGGTGCATCGCTACAGATAGAGCGAGTATTTAGCAATAGTTATAGTATCCGTGACCGAATAGTGCGGATGGGGTCTGGCACCAAAAAGACTCCATATATAACTGTAAGATTAGTCGAAATTAAAGTGGGTAAAGTCTGGTATTCTTATCTAACTAGTGTACTCGACCCATTGAATCTTCCTCCCTATGTAGTCGCCGATTTGTACGGAAGACGGTGGCGAATTGAAGAGGCTTTTAATACTGTTAAACGATTGCTCGGGTTGAGTTATTTATGGACTGGTTCAGTTAATGGAATTAAATTACAGATGTGGGGGACTTGGCTGTTTTATGCAGTTCTAGTCGATTTAGGTGATGCTGTAGCTGATGAATTATCTCTCCCATTCGACCGCATTTCTTTAGAGATGATTTATCGAGGTCTTTATCACTTTCATGTAGCTCATCATAAAGGTTTAGCTGCCAATCCAGTCACCTATTTTGCTGCCCCAGAGAATCAAGATTTAGGTATTGTTAAAACTGTTCGTAAACCTAATGTTAAGTTAATTATTGCACCTTTTCCTGATTCTATGAGTCGAACAGACAATTTTTTCTTCGACTCATCGCCTCAAGCCCGCTTGACAAGTGCGATCGCTTCTTAA
- a CDS encoding response regulator — MTERPSILTIDDEPNNFDVIQTLLGTQNYTFHYASSGQRALDRLDRVQPDLILLDVMMPGLNGIEVCHQVRNLPNWQAIPIVLMTAISDKAELAKCLSTGAHS; from the coding sequence ATGACCGAGCGACCATCTATTCTGACGATCGATGATGAGCCTAACAATTTTGATGTGATTCAAACCTTGCTTGGTACTCAAAACTACACTTTCCATTATGCTTCTAGCGGTCAACGCGCACTCGATAGGCTCGATCGGGTTCAACCAGATCTCATTTTACTAGATGTAATGATGCCCGGTCTCAATGGCATCGAAGTCTGCCATCAAGTCAGAAATTTGCCAAATTGGCAGGCAATTCCGATTGTGTTAATGACAGCTATATCCGATAAAGCGGAACTAGCAAAATGCCTGTCTACTGGAGCACATTCGTGA
- a CDS encoding AAA family ATPase: protein MMKTSVHVPGYQIAEEIYVGNRTLLYRGVRESDLHPVTIKLLRSKFPSFERLMQFRHQYDIGKDLNLPNVIKTLALEPYQNAYALILEDCGSISLKSYLDKSGAFGNEPQKLIAFLQIAIQIADALEGLYRQRVIHKDIKPGNILIHPETQHVKLIDFGLSSLLPKETQQIEHANMLAGTLAYMSPEQTGRMNRGIDYRSDFYTLGVTCYELLTGQLPFISNDPMELVHSHIAKPAVPVHQIAPQIPLPISQFVSKLMSKNAEDRYQNALGLRYDLEICLARLQATGKIELFELGERDPSDRFTIPEKLYGREPEVAVLLNAFERVSKGITEMLLVAGSSGVGKTVVIQEVHRPIVRQRGYFIKGKYDQFGRNIPFSAFGQAFGGLMRNLLCESDAQLLVWKTEILNIVGEYGQVLIDVIPELERIIGKQLPVPELTGSSAQQRFNLLMQKFVRLFATAAHPLVLFLDDLQWADLASLNLLQLLMQDTGYLLVLGAYRDNEVSPVHPAILAIDEIAKTGINVDTIRLESLTTEGLSQLVAGALNCSLLHAQPLAKLVALKTQGNPFFATQFLKSLHEDGLITFDRVSHNSDVGGWSCDVAKVKALALTDDVVEFMALQLQKLPTATQSAISLAACIGSQFDLDTLAIVLERSPAETAAILWEGLQNNLLIPTTEVYKFFTRSDVQSVSTTAANPFYRFLHDRVQQAAYSLIPDDCKQATHLKIGQLLYQKSSEIARAEKLFDIVGHLNLAQTLITQPHQRVSLAKLNLTAGKKARAATAYAAANTYLRSGIALLAIDCWETQYQLTLDLHVAAAEAAYLEGNLDGMEDISVIVLRSAQMISDKVKIYKIQIAALTANGKMQDAISVGRSALAQLGIEFPISPDEAGTVQALQKLSHQLEGIQIEDLLYLPVMKDLQPSQTIELLADIGAPIFVGMPPLLPILSSMMVNLSLQFGNTLASSIGYVNHGLVLSAFFGDVKAGYRFGKLALNLADRMNAQEFKGRIAFLFAAWIQHRQEIIGKTIPNLKYAYTDIKASGDSLVTGYTISCYFDAHLISGVELITWEGEISPYSKDLEQIKQYSAQAYLEMKRQIAQNLLAKGNDRVDCLVGSAYDETVMIPKHLEDGDLTALAYAYIYKLMLAYLFGNYSAALENITKGKLYLQAVSGMIQIPVFHFYAALTHLALYPERSELERIETLAQVEIHQGTIDLWAQNAPMNYLHKWDLIEAEKQRVLGNKAGAIEHYDRAIEGAKEYQFVHEEALANELAGKFYLGWGKDKLAQSYMMEAYYCYGRWGAKAKVVQLKTLYPQLLASITNQESVEVVEPEVTDVTNSVMCDSTFLDLESLLKASRNISQQVKLELLITNLLEIVIATAGADKCVLFLKTEDSLQLVAKVELEHKTQLLSPIPFEESTDIAVSLVNQVGRSLEPILLTDAHQLMQYSGDEYLQQYRPKSVLCTPILDRGNLVGILYLENQVTVDLFARPRLETLEILIAQAAISIENAKLYSRLEASVVELEHKVEQRTSQLKLAKEAAEEANRSKTMFFNNMSHELRTPLNAILGMSEGLIEQVYGTLNPKQLRCIQVIENSGNHLLALIDDILDLAKMEAGKLEIYREPTDIDRLCEDSLSFIKPQADKKQIQLAVNLPPHLPKVEIDERRIRQVLINLLGNAVKFTPESGRIGIGVDYFNATEAVPALLQLTVTDTGIGIAPEHLNKLFQPFAQIDSEFNRKAQGTGLGLNLVRQIVKLHGGKVSVTSEVNVGSRFTIDLPCGNLGSLVSFDRDPTAEARVPFLSQVALDRQLALTANSRPPKRGTQILIVDDDRSTVETVSDYLETKGYNIIVAKNGREAIEQAKLHHPEAILMDIQMPVLDGLAAIAQLRNDPEFAKLPILALTAANLDGDRERCLAAGASQYISKPIALQMLASTIQEVVACT from the coding sequence ATATGTTAGCTGGGACGCTAGCCTATATGTCCCCCGAACAAACCGGACGCATGAATCGCGGGATCGACTATCGCAGCGATTTTTATACATTGGGTGTCACCTGCTACGAGCTATTGACAGGGCAATTACCATTTATTTCCAACGATCCGATGGAATTGGTGCATAGCCATATTGCTAAACCAGCAGTGCCAGTACACCAGATTGCGCCGCAGATTCCCTTACCGATCTCGCAGTTTGTCAGCAAGTTGATGTCCAAGAATGCTGAAGATCGCTATCAAAATGCGTTGGGACTCAGATACGATCTAGAGATTTGTTTGGCTCGATTGCAGGCTACGGGTAAGATCGAATTATTTGAATTGGGAGAGCGCGATCCGAGCGATCGCTTTACCATTCCCGAAAAATTATACGGTCGCGAACCAGAAGTTGCCGTACTTCTGAATGCTTTTGAACGAGTTAGCAAGGGTATTACCGAAATGCTCTTAGTTGCTGGCTCGTCTGGTGTCGGCAAAACTGTGGTGATTCAAGAAGTTCACAGACCGATCGTGCGTCAGCGCGGCTACTTTATTAAGGGTAAATACGACCAATTTGGGCGCAATATCCCATTTTCTGCTTTCGGGCAAGCCTTTGGCGGTTTGATGCGAAACTTGCTGTGCGAATCCGATGCCCAACTGCTCGTCTGGAAAACCGAGATCCTGAATATTGTAGGCGAGTATGGGCAGGTATTGATCGATGTCATTCCCGAATTAGAACGCATTATCGGCAAGCAACTTCCCGTGCCGGAATTAACTGGAAGTTCCGCACAGCAACGATTTAATCTGCTAATGCAAAAATTCGTGCGGTTGTTTGCCACCGCCGCACATCCACTGGTATTATTCCTAGACGATTTGCAATGGGCAGATTTAGCATCGCTCAATTTACTGCAATTGTTGATGCAAGATACTGGCTATCTACTAGTATTGGGAGCTTATCGAGACAATGAAGTCTCACCCGTTCATCCAGCGATTTTAGCGATCGACGAGATCGCAAAAACTGGCATCAACGTCGATACGATTAGATTAGAATCTCTGACTACAGAAGGTTTAAGTCAATTAGTTGCGGGTGCCTTAAATTGTAGCCTACTCCACGCCCAACCCTTAGCTAAATTGGTAGCTCTAAAAACTCAAGGTAATCCCTTTTTTGCTACGCAATTTCTCAAATCATTACATGAAGATGGATTGATTACATTCGATCGAGTCAGTCATAATAGCGATGTTGGCGGCTGGAGTTGCGATGTTGCCAAAGTTAAAGCCTTGGCTTTAACTGATGATGTGGTCGAGTTTATGGCGTTACAATTACAAAAATTACCGACAGCAACTCAATCGGCAATATCTTTAGCCGCATGTATTGGATCGCAATTCGATTTGGATACCTTAGCGATCGTTTTGGAGCGTTCGCCAGCAGAGACAGCAGCAATTTTATGGGAAGGGTTACAAAATAACTTATTAATTCCGACAACAGAAGTCTACAAGTTTTTCACCAGATCTGATGTCCAGTCGGTGTCAACGACAGCAGCCAATCCATTTTATCGATTCTTACACGATCGCGTTCAACAAGCAGCTTATTCGCTCATTCCTGACGATTGCAAACAAGCAACTCATCTCAAAATCGGTCAATTACTCTATCAAAAGTCTTCCGAGATTGCTAGAGCAGAAAAACTCTTCGATATAGTCGGACATTTAAATCTAGCCCAAACACTAATTACGCAGCCACATCAAAGAGTATCTTTAGCCAAACTCAATCTAACTGCGGGCAAAAAAGCCAGAGCTGCTACGGCTTATGCAGCGGCAAATACTTATTTACGATCGGGTATCGCACTCCTAGCGATCGACTGTTGGGAAACTCAGTATCAATTAACATTAGATCTACATGTTGCGGCTGCCGAAGCTGCTTATTTAGAAGGCAATTTGGATGGGATGGAAGATATCTCAGTCATCGTTTTGCGATCTGCACAGATGATTTCAGATAAAGTTAAAATCTACAAAATCCAGATTGCTGCACTTACTGCCAATGGCAAAATGCAAGACGCGATCTCTGTAGGTAGATCTGCATTAGCTCAATTGGGAATCGAATTCCCGATCTCACCTGATGAAGCCGGGACTGTTCAAGCACTACAGAAACTTAGTCACCAACTCGAAGGCATCCAAATTGAAGATTTATTATATTTGCCAGTGATGAAGGATTTACAACCTTCACAAACCATAGAACTGTTAGCAGATATAGGAGCACCTATTTTTGTTGGGATGCCACCGCTACTGCCGATTCTTAGCTCTATGATGGTGAATTTATCGCTCCAATTTGGCAATACATTGGCATCATCAATAGGATATGTGAATCATGGCTTAGTTCTAAGTGCTTTTTTTGGAGACGTGAAAGCAGGCTATCGTTTTGGCAAATTAGCACTTAATTTGGCAGATCGCATGAATGCACAAGAATTTAAAGGCAGAATAGCATTTCTATTTGCAGCATGGATTCAGCATCGCCAAGAAATTATAGGAAAAACTATCCCAAACCTAAAATATGCTTATACAGATATCAAGGCATCTGGTGATTCGCTCGTTACTGGATATACTATCAGTTGTTACTTTGATGCTCATCTGATCTCTGGAGTAGAGCTGATTACTTGGGAGGGGGAAATCTCACCTTATAGTAAAGATTTAGAACAAATCAAACAATATTCTGCACAAGCTTATCTAGAGATGAAGCGGCAGATAGCACAAAACTTGTTGGCAAAGGGAAACGATCGAGTAGATTGTCTTGTCGGTAGTGCTTATGATGAAACGGTAATGATTCCCAAACATCTTGAAGATGGCGATCTTACTGCTCTCGCCTATGCCTATATTTACAAGTTGATGCTGGCGTATTTGTTTGGTAATTACTCGGCGGCACTAGAGAATATTACCAAAGGCAAATTGTATTTACAAGCAGTCTCTGGAATGATTCAGATTCCGGTGTTCCATTTTTATGCAGCACTGACTCATTTAGCATTATATCCCGAACGGTCGGAACTAGAGCGGATTGAAACTCTTGCCCAAGTCGAAATCCATCAAGGGACGATCGATCTGTGGGCGCAAAATGCACCGATGAATTATCTGCATAAGTGGGATTTAATTGAAGCCGAAAAACAACGGGTATTAGGTAATAAAGCTGGGGCGATCGAACATTACGATCGAGCTATTGAGGGAGCAAAGGAATATCAATTCGTTCATGAAGAAGCACTGGCAAATGAATTGGCAGGTAAGTTTTATTTGGGTTGGGGTAAAGATAAATTAGCTCAATCCTATATGATGGAAGCTTATTATTGTTATGGGCGATGGGGAGCCAAAGCTAAAGTTGTGCAATTAAAGACGCTCTATCCTCAGCTCCTCGCCTCAATTACGAACCAAGAATCTGTTGAAGTTGTCGAGCCTGAAGTAACTGATGTTACTAATTCGGTGATGTGTGACTCGACATTTTTAGATTTGGAAAGTTTGCTCAAAGCTTCGCGGAATATTTCGCAACAGGTAAAACTCGAACTACTCATTACCAATCTGTTAGAGATCGTTATTGCTACTGCTGGTGCCGATAAATGTGTATTATTTCTCAAAACAGAAGATAGTTTGCAGCTAGTCGCCAAAGTCGAACTAGAGCATAAAACGCAACTATTATCGCCGATACCATTTGAGGAAAGTACCGATATTGCTGTTAGTTTGGTAAATCAGGTAGGCCGTAGTTTAGAGCCAATTTTGTTGACAGATGCTCACCAGTTGATGCAGTACAGTGGAGATGAATACCTTCAGCAGTATCGACCCAAAAGTGTATTGTGTACTCCAATCCTCGATCGAGGAAATCTGGTGGGCATTTTATATTTAGAAAATCAGGTTACCGTCGATCTGTTCGCGCGTCCTCGATTGGAAACACTCGAAATCCTGATTGCGCAAGCGGCGATCTCGATCGAGAATGCCAAGCTTTATAGTCGATTGGAAGCCTCTGTTGTCGAACTCGAACACAAGGTCGAACAACGTACCAGCCAGTTAAAATTGGCTAAAGAAGCTGCCGAAGAAGCCAATCGATCGAAGACAATGTTCTTCAACAATATGAGTCACGAACTTCGCACGCCACTCAATGCCATTTTGGGGATGTCCGAAGGCTTGATCGAACAAGTCTATGGCACGCTCAACCCCAAACAATTACGGTGCATCCAGGTAATCGAGAATAGTGGCAATCATCTTCTGGCATTAATCGACGATATTCTCGATCTGGCCAAAATGGAGGCTGGAAAATTAGAGATATATCGCGAACCCACGGATATCGATCGACTTTGTGAGGATAGTTTATCTTTTATCAAGCCTCAAGCTGACAAAAAACAAATTCAACTAGCCGTAAATCTACCCCCACATCTACCAAAAGTGGAGATCGACGAACGTCGGATTCGCCAAGTTTTGATTAATTTGCTGGGTAATGCCGTCAAATTCACGCCTGAAAGTGGTCGAATCGGTATAGGTGTGGACTATTTTAATGCAACTGAAGCTGTTCCAGCTCTGCTACAACTTACCGTCACCGATACTGGGATTGGCATTGCACCCGAACATTTAAATAAATTGTTTCAGCCGTTCGCGCAGATCGACAGTGAGTTCAACCGCAAAGCACAGGGTACTGGTTTGGGTCTAAATTTGGTGCGCCAGATCGTCAAGTTGCATGGGGGAAAAGTGAGTGTCACTAGCGAAGTAAATGTCGGTAGTCGGTTTACGATCGATCTACCTTGTGGAAATCTCGGCTCGCTCGTCTCCTTCGATCGAGATCCCACTGCGGAAGCGAGAGTACCATTTCTGAGCCAGGTAGCTTTGGATAGACAGCTTGCCCTCACCGCAAATTCGCGTCCGCCAAAAAGAGGCACACAAATCTTAATTGTCGATGACGACAGATCTACTGTAGAGACAGTCTCTGATTATTTGGAAACCAAAGGTTACAACATTATTGTGGCGAAAAATGGTCGAGAGGCGATCGAGCAAGCGAAGTTACACCATCCTGAAGCAATTTTGATGGATATTCAAATGCCAGTTTTGGATGGCTTAGCAGCGATAGCACAACTGCGTAACGATCCTGAATTTGCCAAACTACCCATTCTTGCACTAACTGCTGCCAATCTGGACGGCGATCGAGAACGCTGTCTGGCGGCGGGAGCGAGTCAGTATATCTCTAAACCGATCGCGCTCCAGATGCTCGCTTCTACAATCCAAGAAGTAGTAGCATGTACATAA